A part of Flavobacteriaceae bacterium GSB9 genomic DNA contains:
- a CDS encoding LacI family transcriptional regulator, translating into MKKKITLKQIAKELDVSVSTVSKALSGSKEISEDTTQKIKAFAKLYNYKPNNIALSLKNRKTKTVGILIPEIVHHFFSTVIRGIERVANRRGYNVIVGLSNESFSKEIINMEMLANGSIDGFILSISKETLLKQDYHHFHATINQGMPIVMFDRVVNEVDCDKVIVDDFNGAVKAVNKLIENGCKNIALVTTMDYVSVGKLRTQGYLQALENHNIVPDPNMILKIDDSLNVENHVELLETEIAQFIQTNSTIDGIFAVNELYAVTAMKVAKKLGYHVPDDIQVIGFTDGVLSKHSTPSLTTVSQHGQKMGEQAANLLIDRLEADDAESERYFSNNNQKRDFIKVVIETEIIERESTK; encoded by the coding sequence ATGAAAAAGAAAATAACATTAAAGCAAATAGCGAAGGAACTGGATGTTTCTGTTTCAACGGTGTCTAAAGCCTTAAGCGGAAGCAAGGAGATAAGCGAAGATACCACCCAAAAAATAAAGGCTTTTGCGAAACTCTATAATTATAAGCCCAACAATATTGCGCTGAGTTTAAAGAATAGAAAGACCAAAACCGTTGGTATTTTAATTCCTGAAATTGTACACCATTTCTTTTCAACCGTAATTCGAGGCATAGAACGCGTAGCCAATAGGCGCGGGTATAATGTGATTGTAGGCTTATCTAATGAATCGTTTTCCAAAGAAATAATAAATATGGAAATGTTGGCCAACGGCAGTATTGATGGTTTTATTCTTTCTATTTCAAAAGAGACTTTGCTAAAACAAGATTACCACCATTTTCATGCTACCATAAACCAAGGTATGCCTATTGTTATGTTTGATAGGGTGGTAAATGAGGTAGATTGCGATAAAGTAATTGTTGACGATTTTAATGGTGCTGTAAAAGCTGTTAATAAGCTCATAGAAAACGGGTGTAAAAATATAGCTTTGGTTACCACAATGGATTACGTTAGCGTAGGGAAACTAAGAACACAAGGCTATCTTCAAGCTTTAGAAAACCATAATATAGTTCCAGATCCTAACATGATATTAAAAATTGATGATAGCCTAAATGTAGAAAACCATGTAGAACTTCTTGAAACTGAAATCGCCCAATTTATTCAAACCAACTCCACAATTGATGGGATTTTTGCAGTTAATGAGCTATATGCGGTTACGGCAATGAAAGTAGCCAAAAAACTAGGATATCATGTTCCCGACGATATTCAAGTTATTGGTTTTACCGATGGTGTTCTGTCAAAACACTCCACTCCAAGTTTAACAACCGTAAGCCAACATGGTCAAAAAATGGGAGAGCAGGCAGCAAATTTATTGATTGATCGATTGGAAGCTGATGACGCCGAAAGTGAACGATATTTCAGTAATAACAATCAAAAACGCGACTTTATCAAGGTGGTTATAGAGACCGAAATTATTGAAAGAGAATCAACTAAATAA
- a CDS encoding SusC/RagA family TonB-linked outer membrane protein — MKTTTKSLLFFILALPAFMFGQNSLKGTVTEQSTSLPLPGVNVVVKGTANGTATNFDGLYEIEVSNGDVLVYSFVGYQPQEITYTGQETLNVVLVEDAAQLEEIVIIGYGSVKKEDLTGSVDVVSSEDFNQGAVVSPDQLLQGKAAGVRITSAGGQPDAAPNIRIRGGSSLSGNNSPLIVIDGVPLDNGGVAGVGNPLSLINPNDIESFSILKDASATAIYGSRASNGVLIITTKKGTSGEAKFNFSARTSLSSVSSNDQVQVMDGITFAKFINMYFPDGYNSLGVPVGSVDTNETPAQIISTPNGDRAIYNTDWQDAIYRTAITKDYNFGVSANLFEKIPFRASVGYNETEGVVKTNDYERITASVRLSPKLFDDHLKIDLNAKGTAVDKNSVDEGAAIGGSVSMDPTKPIYDGNSIFGGFYQQLRPNDDPNAPNERIGATNPLAVLLQRMRPEKVKRLLGNLELDYKFHFLPELRAVVNLGLEASRAEIEERFTDGAVNSYTQVSSADPDNPLPNGTYIIQPGKSFGENQHITNTTMESYLAYRKEFNDFFINNFDIQAGYSYQNFKNDGYKDEFTADPAFSADGTQGETYDLDNDGITGDRVRNINPNNPTNRYFNELNLQSFFGRANINLANKYLLTASFRADASSFFTEENRWGYFPSAAVAWKVKEENFLKDVNFVNDFKIRIGWGETGQQDISGQVGFYPSIPLFEIGSQQSQYISGVNLYNAKEFNPDLTWEKTTTYNAGVDFDFFANSFLSGSFDIFKRDTRDLLVLTGVPPGQALSDQIIQNVGTTESKGFELNLNLNPVQNENFNLNLNGNLSYNITEVTDLKGVEQITVNKDEARLDIGTGNFLLRHAIGEQAGSAYVHKQVYDEEGNPILGAFVDLNDDGRITEADRYYKPMQPNWTFGFGFTMNYNNWDLSASLRGQLDGYIYNSRRLSQGAIENAQSLDGNSFFNQLNFFTGEANPVFTDIVDPVQYSDYFIEGASFLRCENIVLGHTLSNVIKNARLKIYGAVNNPFIITNYSGQDPENFFGIDKNFYPRATIYNLGVNIDF, encoded by the coding sequence ATGAAAACAACTACTAAAAGTTTGCTGTTTTTTATACTAGCCTTGCCCGCATTTATGTTTGGGCAGAATAGTTTAAAAGGAACGGTAACTGAGCAATCAACCTCCCTTCCACTACCTGGAGTTAATGTTGTTGTAAAAGGTACCGCTAATGGTACGGCAACAAACTTTGATGGACTATACGAAATTGAAGTTAGTAACGGAGACGTTCTTGTATATTCCTTTGTGGGGTATCAACCTCAGGAAATAACCTATACAGGACAAGAAACATTAAATGTGGTATTAGTGGAAGATGCCGCACAACTTGAAGAAATTGTTATTATCGGTTACGGTAGCGTAAAGAAAGAAGACCTTACTGGATCGGTTGACGTAGTATCTTCTGAAGATTTTAACCAAGGGGCTGTTGTATCGCCAGATCAATTGCTCCAGGGTAAAGCCGCTGGTGTAAGGATTACAAGTGCTGGCGGACAACCAGATGCTGCCCCAAACATTAGAATTAGGGGTGGTTCTTCATTATCTGGAAACAACTCACCTTTAATTGTAATTGACGGCGTTCCACTAGATAACGGAGGTGTTGCTGGAGTAGGCAACCCTTTGAGCTTGATTAACCCTAACGACATTGAAAGCTTCAGTATCTTAAAAGACGCCTCTGCAACTGCCATTTACGGGTCTAGAGCGTCAAATGGAGTTCTTATTATCACTACTAAAAAAGGAACTTCTGGCGAGGCTAAATTTAATTTTTCGGCGAGAACATCGTTAAGTAGCGTAAGTTCCAACGACCAAGTCCAAGTCATGGACGGTATTACTTTCGCAAAATTTATTAACATGTACTTTCCAGATGGTTATAACAGTTTAGGAGTACCTGTTGGAAGTGTAGACACAAATGAAACACCCGCACAAATCATAAGCACTCCAAATGGAGATCGTGCTATTTATAACACCGATTGGCAAGATGCTATTTACAGAACAGCCATTACAAAAGATTACAACTTTGGTGTAAGCGCTAATTTATTCGAAAAAATACCTTTTAGAGCCTCTGTTGGTTACAATGAAACTGAAGGTGTTGTAAAAACTAACGATTACGAAAGAATTACAGCGTCGGTAAGATTATCTCCAAAACTTTTTGACGACCACTTAAAAATTGATTTAAACGCAAAAGGTACGGCCGTTGATAAAAACTCGGTAGACGAAGGTGCTGCAATTGGTGGGTCGGTCTCCATGGATCCTACAAAACCTATTTATGATGGCAATTCTATTTTTGGCGGTTTTTACCAGCAACTAAGACCCAATGACGACCCGAATGCTCCCAATGAGCGAATAGGGGCAACAAACCCATTGGCCGTATTGCTTCAAAGAATGCGTCCCGAAAAGGTTAAAAGATTATTAGGAAACCTTGAGTTGGATTATAAATTCCATTTTCTACCAGAATTAAGGGCTGTTGTAAATTTAGGATTGGAAGCCTCTCGTGCAGAGATTGAAGAACGTTTTACTGATGGAGCCGTAAACAGCTACACCCAAGTAAGCAGTGCCGATCCAGATAACCCACTACCAAACGGCACTTACATTATCCAACCAGGAAAAAGCTTTGGCGAAAACCAACATATAACAAATACTACGATGGAATCATATTTAGCCTACCGTAAGGAATTTAATGATTTTTTTATTAATAATTTCGACATTCAAGCCGGCTATTCGTACCAAAACTTTAAAAATGACGGTTACAAAGATGAATTTACCGCCGACCCTGCATTTAGTGCAGATGGCACGCAAGGTGAAACTTATGACCTAGATAATGATGGTATTACTGGAGATCGCGTAAGGAATATTAACCCAAACAACCCGACCAACAGGTACTTTAACGAGCTAAACTTACAATCGTTTTTTGGACGAGCTAACATTAATCTGGCCAATAAATACTTGCTAACAGCATCATTTAGAGCAGATGCTTCGTCCTTCTTCACAGAAGAAAACCGATGGGGCTATTTTCCTTCAGCTGCTGTAGCTTGGAAGGTTAAGGAAGAAAACTTTCTGAAAGATGTCAATTTTGTAAACGATTTTAAAATACGAATCGGTTGGGGTGAAACCGGTCAACAAGATATTTCTGGGCAAGTTGGTTTTTATCCCTCCATCCCATTGTTCGAAATTGGCTCGCAACAAAGCCAATACATTAGCGGAGTTAACCTTTACAACGCCAAAGAGTTTAATCCCGATCTAACTTGGGAAAAAACAACCACATACAACGCTGGTGTTGATTTCGACTTTTTTGCGAATAGCTTTTTATCTGGATCGTTTGATATTTTTAAAAGAGACACCAGAGATTTATTAGTACTAACAGGTGTTCCTCCGGGGCAGGCCTTAAGTGACCAAATCATTCAAAACGTGGGGACAACAGAAAGTAAAGGTTTCGAACTGAACCTGAACCTGAACCCTGTCCAAAATGAAAACTTCAACTTGAATTTAAACGGAAACCTGTCGTACAATATTACCGAAGTAACCGATTTAAAAGGAGTTGAACAAATTACGGTAAACAAGGATGAAGCCCGACTGGATATAGGGACAGGCAACTTCCTTTTGAGACATGCCATTGGAGAACAAGCCGGGTCAGCTTATGTGCACAAACAAGTTTATGACGAAGAAGGAAACCCAATATTGGGGGCTTTTGTAGACTTGAACGATGACGGAAGAATTACTGAGGCTGACAGATATTACAAGCCTATGCAGCCAAACTGGACATTCGGATTTGGTTTTACAATGAATTACAATAACTGGGATTTAAGTGCTAGCCTAAGAGGCCAGTTGGATGGCTACATATACAACTCCAGAAGGTTGTCGCAGGGTGCGATTGAGAACGCCCAATCTCTAGACGGAAATTCATTCTTTAACCAGTTGAATTTCTTTACAGGAGAAGCCAACCCTGTGTTTACAGATATTGTAGACCCCGTTCAATACTCAGACTATTTTATTGAAGGCGCTTCTTTCCTTAGGTGCGAAAACATAGTATTGGGCCACACACTTTCTAACGTTATAAAGAATGCCAGATTAAAAATTTATGGAGCGGTTAACAATCCATTTATTATTACCAACTACTCAGGGCAAGATCCAGAAAACTTTTTTGGAATAGACAAGAACTTCTACCCTCGAGCCACAATTTATAACCTAGGTGTAAATATTGATTTTTAA
- a CDS encoding RagB/SusD family nutrient uptake outer membrane protein — translation MKNKILKLMLGLAVFSTITISCTSDLDTKPLVELSLDELLAEDPQAVEGILSRLYGSFALSGAQGSGSSDISDDAGESPFLRGIVNLQDFAADAMKNRWGDNGLDQLTTTTDWTDQNKFFRYLYNRIFFTIPQCNNLLSILPNVDVNNKEEVVSEVRYIRALAYFYLIDVFGKGVLATEDNFGQSESLPEASRQELFDYVESELLAIEPILPSTNTYGRATNAAAQMLLAKLYLNAEVYTGTPRYAAAATYANKVITDGNYSLATNFVLNFSADNDTSPEIIFPLIADAAVSQSFGNTTYIINGSLNSATMPLADFGATEGWGGHRSSKAWYGLFGDLETSTDVRASLFWTEGHNYEMEDYKTWIDGYPSTKFRNTNSSGGSTPTSFANTDFPLFRLADAYLMYAECAIRNAAGTDMGTAVQYVNAVRTRSNASTVSQGDLTLDFIIDERGRELNLEGHRRTDLIRFGRFTGSSYLWPWKGGVKDGASIPATYNVYPIPASALQANPNLTQNPGY, via the coding sequence ATGAAAAATAAGATATTAAAATTAATGCTAGGATTGGCAGTATTCAGTACAATTACCATAAGCTGTACCAGCGATTTAGACACCAAACCATTGGTTGAACTCTCTCTCGATGAACTTTTGGCAGAAGACCCTCAAGCAGTAGAAGGTATTCTTTCTAGGCTTTACGGTTCGTTTGCGCTTTCTGGCGCCCAAGGTTCGGGCAGTTCAGATATTAGTGACGATGCCGGCGAATCACCTTTTTTAAGAGGAATTGTAAACTTACAGGATTTTGCGGCAGACGCCATGAAAAACCGCTGGGGAGACAATGGGTTAGATCAGTTAACCACTACAACAGACTGGACCGACCAGAACAAATTCTTTAGATACCTTTACAACAGGATATTTTTTACAATTCCGCAGTGTAACAATCTGCTATCTATTTTACCAAACGTAGATGTTAACAACAAAGAAGAAGTTGTTTCAGAAGTCCGTTATATCAGGGCTTTAGCCTACTTTTATTTAATTGACGTTTTTGGCAAAGGCGTTTTGGCTACCGAAGACAATTTTGGTCAGTCGGAATCACTTCCCGAAGCTTCACGACAAGAACTGTTCGATTACGTTGAAAGTGAACTTCTAGCCATCGAGCCCATTTTGCCAAGCACCAACACCTATGGCAGAGCAACAAATGCTGCTGCACAAATGCTTTTGGCAAAACTATATTTAAACGCCGAAGTATACACTGGTACACCTAGATACGCCGCCGCCGCAACATATGCCAATAAAGTAATAACAGACGGCAACTATTCGTTAGCTACAAATTTTGTTTTAAACTTTTCAGCAGACAACGATACCTCGCCAGAAATTATATTTCCGCTAATTGCAGATGCTGCGGTTAGCCAAAGTTTTGGAAATACCACTTACATTATCAACGGTAGTTTAAACTCTGCTACTATGCCATTGGCTGATTTTGGAGCTACAGAAGGCTGGGGCGGCCACAGGTCATCTAAAGCCTGGTATGGTTTGTTTGGAGATTTAGAAACTTCAACAGATGTAAGAGCCAGCTTGTTTTGGACCGAAGGGCACAACTACGAAATGGAAGATTACAAAACCTGGATTGACGGCTACCCATCAACTAAATTTAGAAATACCAATTCTTCTGGAGGGTCTACTCCCACAAGCTTTGCCAATACCGACTTTCCCCTTTTCCGATTGGCAGATGCGTATTTAATGTATGCAGAGTGCGCAATTAGAAATGCAGCCGGAACAGATATGGGAACTGCAGTGCAATATGTAAATGCCGTTAGAACACGATCTAACGCTAGTACGGTTTCACAAGGTGATTTAACCCTTGACTTTATAATTGATGAACGCGGAAGAGAATTAAATCTTGAAGGCCACAGACGTACTGACTTAATAAGGTTTGGAAGGTTCACAGGAAGTTCCTACTTATGGCCTTGGAAAGGTGGCGTAAAAGATGGAGCATCAATTCCAGCTACATACAATGTTTACCCTATTCCAGCCTCAGCATTACAGGCCAATCCCAACTTAACTCAAAATCCAGGTTATTAA
- a CDS encoding SusE domain-containing protein has product MKNIKILSLLLIAVIGLVSCEQDDELVFTAQKPAEGISFSNSFLAEYTLTAATANNIGERFTWEDANFGVPTNVSYELQNSVSGDFSDATSLGTTNGNELAITIGEMLSFAEAAGLDNDPNTENPNTGEIYFRIKAFVGTEGLETFSSPEALTIILPEIVEGGGAFEVASWGVVGSGYNNWGAFADGKFYTTSSAGVIVSYINLVDGEIKFRENNEWGGDLGDANGDGILDADPDNNIAVTAGDYKITIDTNDNSYSIEPFSWGIVGSGYNNWGETPDAKLYYDYTTDTFKAGVRLVDGEIKFRMNNEWGGDLGDANGDGILDADADNNIAVTEGHYLVTVDLKDNSYSIEPATVWGAVGSGYNNWGETPDASLTEIQPGVWFAENVTLVDGELKFRPNNEWNGDYGDANGDNILDQDADNNIAVEAGNYVISIDFNDPSGPAYYLGKR; this is encoded by the coding sequence ATGAAAAATATCAAAATTTTATCGTTACTATTAATTGCTGTAATCGGCCTTGTATCTTGCGAGCAAGATGACGAGTTAGTTTTTACGGCTCAAAAACCTGCTGAAGGTATAAGTTTTTCAAACTCATTTTTAGCTGAATATACATTAACCGCCGCCACAGCCAATAACATAGGTGAACGCTTTACTTGGGAAGATGCCAATTTTGGTGTCCCAACAAATGTTAGTTATGAATTGCAAAATTCTGTTTCAGGAGACTTCTCCGATGCTACTTCATTAGGAACTACAAACGGAAATGAATTGGCAATTACAATTGGGGAAATGTTAAGTTTTGCTGAAGCTGCCGGTTTAGATAACGACCCAAATACCGAAAACCCAAACACGGGAGAAATCTATTTCAGAATTAAAGCCTTTGTAGGTACCGAAGGACTGGAAACATTTTCAAGCCCTGAGGCCCTCACGATTATTTTACCTGAAATAGTTGAAGGTGGTGGGGCTTTTGAAGTAGCATCATGGGGCGTTGTTGGTTCAGGCTACAACAATTGGGGTGCTTTTGCTGATGGAAAATTCTATACAACCTCATCAGCTGGTGTTATCGTTTCTTATATAAACTTAGTAGATGGTGAAATTAAATTCCGCGAAAACAACGAATGGGGCGGCGATTTAGGTGATGCCAATGGCGATGGTATTTTAGATGCCGATCCAGATAACAACATTGCTGTTACCGCTGGAGATTACAAAATAACAATTGACACCAATGACAATTCATATTCCATCGAACCTTTCTCTTGGGGTATTGTGGGCTCTGGCTATAACAATTGGGGCGAAACGCCTGATGCCAAACTCTACTATGATTACACAACCGACACCTTTAAAGCTGGTGTAAGACTTGTTGATGGCGAAATTAAATTTAGAATGAACAACGAATGGGGTGGCGATTTAGGTGACGCTAATGGTGATGGTATTTTAGATGCCGATGCCGACAACAATATTGCAGTTACCGAAGGACATTATTTGGTTACCGTCGATTTAAAAGACAACTCCTATTCCATTGAACCGGCAACCGTTTGGGGAGCCGTAGGCTCTGGATACAACAACTGGGGTGAAACGCCTGATGCCAGTTTAACCGAAATTCAACCGGGGGTTTGGTTTGCTGAAAATGTAACGCTAGTTGATGGCGAACTTAAATTCAGACCTAACAACGAGTGGAATGGCGATTACGGTGATGCCAATGGCGATAATATTTTGGACCAAGATGCCGACAACAACATTGCGGTTGAAGCTGGAAATTATGTTATAAGCATAGATTTTAACGATCCTTCTGGGCCTGCATACTATCTAGGAAAAAGATAG
- a CDS encoding alpha-amylase family glycosyl hydrolase — protein MKNIYLLFLLASALSFGQVNTSPAIPTEADAITIFFNATGTELEGYTGDVYAHTGVITTASTSNTDWKHVIGSWGNNTTQPKLNRTGTNTYELNITPNIPTYYGTTAGEVVTNIAIVFRNSAGNAQSRPDIFIPIYAEGLNINITNPSDDSVFNLNDNITISAASSINAYLELKVNSNSVETATNATSISTSYTFTSTGIHTIEASASQGGETKQESVSVYVKTPTQNATMPTGILNGFNDNEDGTVTFVLEAPGKTDVFLIGGFNNWELSENYQMKKDGDHFWLTVSGLDANSEYAYQYVIDYTIKVADPYAKKVLDPNNDQYIPSSTYPDLMPYPKGETTGIVSTFKINETDYTWQNTSFIKPNKENLVIYELLLRDFTEDGTYQDAMTHLDYLENLGVNAIELMPINEFEGNISWGYNPSFYMALDKAYGTNNDLKAFVDACHQRGMAVITDVVFNHSYSQSPLLQMYWDSTNNIPAADSPYYNQNHNLVDNTSAHWGYDFNHESSYTVNFFNDVLSFWMNEYKIDGFRFDFTKGLSNTIYTGANNWASAYDADRIENLKAYADHVWANNPGNEAYVIFEHLSDNNEETELANYGIMLWGNLNHSFNQNTMGYSDGADVSWLSYQNRGWNNPHIVGYMESHDEERLMVKNLAYGNSNGGYNVKDLATSLDRQEAASVVFYGIPGPKMIWQFGELGYDKSINCDDDINDGSCRLDEKPVAWTLGYNNDADRLDLKEVTAKMIAMKKQFPSTFNTDNYNLSVSGLIKRINLYDNVGSLDVVIVANFDVTTQSVNPNFPSTGTWYEQFSETSINVTNPTASLSLQPGEYRLYAKTENLSTSSVVSNTMKIYPNPVNNTFSINKPIDAISIYNVTGKLVKTFTGNLQKHQAFNISELPKGLYLVKITTDRDRKITKKIVKF, from the coding sequence ATGAAAAACATATACTTACTTTTTTTACTGGCTTCTGCCCTTTCCTTTGGTCAGGTTAACACCTCTCCGGCCATTCCAACTGAAGCAGATGCCATTACCATCTTTTTTAATGCCACTGGAACAGAATTGGAAGGCTACACCGGAGACGTTTACGCCCATACAGGAGTTATTACAACGGCATCAACTAGCAACACCGATTGGAAACACGTTATTGGATCTTGGGGAAATAACACCACACAACCCAAACTCAACAGAACGGGAACCAATACTTACGAATTGAACATTACCCCCAATATCCCAACGTATTACGGAACCACTGCTGGTGAAGTCGTTACCAACATTGCTATAGTTTTTCGTAACAGTGCCGGGAATGCCCAATCCAGACCCGATATTTTTATTCCTATTTATGCTGAAGGTTTAAACATTAACATAACAAATCCTTCCGATGACTCTGTTTTTAATTTAAACGACAATATTACCATTAGTGCAGCATCGAGCATTAATGCCTATTTAGAATTGAAAGTCAATTCAAATTCCGTGGAAACGGCTACAAATGCAACTTCTATTTCAACATCTTACACCTTTACTTCAACGGGAATACATACCATTGAGGCCTCGGCCAGCCAAGGTGGCGAAACCAAACAGGAAAGTGTTTCGGTATATGTAAAAACACCCACCCAAAACGCCACGATGCCAACGGGAATTTTAAATGGCTTTAACGATAATGAAGATGGTACGGTAACGTTTGTTTTAGAAGCGCCCGGCAAAACTGATGTATTTCTTATTGGCGGATTTAATAATTGGGAACTGAGTGAAAACTATCAAATGAAAAAGGATGGCGACCATTTTTGGCTTACCGTCTCAGGACTGGATGCCAATTCCGAATACGCCTACCAGTACGTTATTGATTACACCATAAAGGTGGCCGATCCTTATGCAAAAAAAGTATTGGACCCCAATAACGACCAGTACATCCCCTCCTCTACTTATCCCGATTTAATGCCATACCCTAAGGGCGAAACCACAGGAATTGTTTCAACCTTTAAAATTAATGAAACAGATTATACTTGGCAGAACACCTCGTTCATCAAACCCAACAAAGAAAACTTAGTAATCTATGAACTGTTGCTTCGCGATTTTACCGAAGATGGCACCTATCAAGATGCCATGACGCATTTGGATTATTTGGAAAATTTGGGAGTCAATGCCATTGAACTCATGCCCATTAATGAATTTGAAGGCAATATTAGCTGGGGCTACAACCCTTCATTTTACATGGCTTTGGATAAGGCCTACGGCACGAACAACGATTTAAAAGCGTTTGTTGATGCCTGCCACCAACGCGGTATGGCCGTGATAACCGATGTTGTTTTTAACCATTCGTACAGCCAATCGCCACTTTTACAAATGTATTGGGACAGCACTAATAACATTCCGGCAGCCGATAGTCCGTACTACAACCAAAACCATAATTTGGTGGACAACACCTCGGCGCATTGGGGCTACGATTTCAACCACGAATCTTCATATACTGTAAATTTCTTTAACGATGTGTTGAGTTTTTGGATGAACGAATACAAAATAGACGGTTTCCGTTTCGATTTTACCAAAGGGCTTTCTAACACCATTTATACGGGTGCCAACAACTGGGCCAGCGCTTATGATGCCGATAGAATTGAAAACCTTAAAGCCTATGCCGACCATGTTTGGGCTAACAACCCTGGCAATGAAGCTTATGTGATTTTCGAACATTTGTCAGATAACAACGAAGAAACCGAACTGGCCAATTACGGTATTATGCTTTGGGGAAACCTTAACCACAGTTTTAACCAAAATACTATGGGGTATAGCGATGGAGCCGATGTATCGTGGCTATCTTATCAAAACAGAGGATGGAACAACCCACACATTGTTGGCTATATGGAAAGCCACGACGAAGAGCGCTTAATGGTGAAAAATTTGGCTTACGGGAATTCAAACGGCGGATATAACGTTAAGGATTTAGCCACGAGCCTTGATAGACAAGAAGCGGCTTCTGTAGTTTTTTATGGCATTCCTGGCCCAAAAATGATTTGGCAATTTGGCGAATTGGGTTACGACAAAAGCATTAACTGCGATGATGATATTAATGATGGCAGTTGCAGGCTAGACGAAAAACCCGTAGCATGGACGCTAGGGTACAACAATGATGCTGACCGCTTGGATTTAAAAGAGGTTACCGCCAAAATGATTGCCATGAAAAAACAGTTTCCTTCAACATTCAATACGGATAATTATAATTTAAGTGTTAGCGGCCTGATTAAACGCATCAATTTGTATGACAACGTTGGTAGTTTAGACGTGGTTATAGTGGCCAATTTTGATGTAACCACACAATCTGTAAATCCAAACTTCCCATCAACCGGAACATGGTACGAGCAATTTTCTGAGACATCAATTAACGTCACCAATCCAACGGCATCTTTAAGTTTACAGCCTGGGGAATACAGACTATATGCAAAAACGGAAAATTTAAGCACCAGCTCAGTAGTTTCCAACACCATGAAAATATACCCCAACCCGGTTAATAATACATTTTCAATCAACAAACCGATTGATGCTATCAGTATTTATAATGTTACCGGAAAACTGGTAAAAACTTTTACTGGGAACTTGCAAAAACATCAAGCCTTTAATATTTCAGAATTGCCCAAAGGCTTGTATTTAGTTAAAATAACGACTGATCGAGATAGAAAAATCACAAAAAAAATTGTGAAGTTCTAA